The Primulina huaijiensis isolate GDHJ02 chromosome 9, ASM1229523v2, whole genome shotgun sequence genomic interval CTCACAGCAAGTGTATGCGAGAATATAAACTCGAGGGATGCAGTGAATCACTCTGTTGAATCGGTTGTAACAATATAGATTTTATGCTCTTTGTTAGATTTTACTTTCTGAATAAATACAGATCATTTGTAATCTTTAAAGTGTGGgattaataaaatcaattattaatcAAAGAATTACTTTTCTCTAATCCAAATCTTTTCTTTAACCCTTCTCCGATTGCATGGAGATAAGCTAAGGACTCTAATTGTTTACGTTCTGAACTTCTTCAAGTAAATGAAACTTTATGAAGTTCTTTCAACAATTATCTGTTATAGAAAATGTCTGAACAATGTCACgtcaattaatcaattttaaaagTGTCTGTCATTTAATTTCAACAATGTACGGCTTAAAGTACATATCACATCATGATGTGACGAATAGGATAGGAAGATCGTCTTCCTATCTTTCCAAACATCCCTATCAATCTATGCAGTGAAAAGATTAAAGCATAGAGTAGaaagataaatataaatatcacGATCAAAAAAAGGgattattataaaattgataATAGAGGAAGCACAAAACTAGACTCGTGATAATTTAAATACAACCACCATTAAAACATCAAGAACCAGTATGTACCAAACTACCACACTTTTATACAATAGTCAACACCATTTTTTACATCCACAAACACCATTTTTTACATCCACAAATTTGGGACCTTGTGAGAAAGTCACTAAAATTGGTAACAGAGTTGCTTTAAATTCAAAAGAAACTCTTATTGTTGGCAAAATGAAATATCttttaagattattttatcaatttagTGAGAATGATTAACATTGAACTTAGTTACTGCTCGTACCAAGAAATTGTAACCAAATTCTCAGTAGTCGCAGCAAATGGTTCAGAATACAAGACTCAATAAATATTCATAGAATAAAATTTCCTGCAGagaaaaaccaaaatttttaaCTTTCAAGTTGTTATCACGACCATAAAATGAGATGAGAACATGAAAGACCTTTCTTAAGCAGTTCATACACTGTTATGCAAAATAAATGGGGGGAAAACTGTAAATGTAAGAACTGAAGTATCCATCGTATGCACATGAAACATTACTTACCTATTCATTGTATGCATCCACACGAAGCTCATTGATGTAATTGTCATGTTCACTGTTCACCACTCTGGCTGTGAGTTAAATGAATAAACCAGTAAACACACATTCAAACAACTTGATTGGGGTAAAGTGTAAAGTAAAAAATGGATAGATAGAAGAAAAAAAGTAAAGAAGAATGTACCAGAATGATGGAAGGAGGAGCTCAGTGTCCACGTGTCAGGTTGAACTACTTCAGatgataaaaagaaacatgaccCCATAGTGTGGCCAAAGACTTGACTGATCCTAAGAGCTACTACGAGGAAAGATAGTGCTTCCGGCAAACCTCATTGTTGAAAGCCTTTTCTTTGAGAACTCCCAATTATTTAACCAAGATTACGATCAAACCAAATCATTGTAAAGGTGCCCATCTATGTCGGGAATGAATCCCTTTTCCACCATTTCCTCCTTGATAATATCATAGGTTGTCCGATTAGGAACCAATCCTTTCTCCAACATCTCATTAAGAAGTCTATTTGCTTCTTCCAGCTTGCCATTCCGACAGTAATCCGTGATCAACACATTATATGTCACAACATTTGGTCGCTTTCCTTCATtttccattcttttcatcatagTCAACGCTGCTCTACGGTTTCCTTGGCGGCAATAACCAGCCACCAAAGCATTATATGTTACATGGGTGGGGTTCAACCCCTTTTGAGACATCTCATCAAGAAGCCTAACTCCATTCCTTGTTTGTCCTATCTTGCACATTGCATTTATTCTTATGTTGTAGGTGACTATATCAGCTTTCAAGCCATTTTTCTCCATTTCGAACAGAAGCTTatttgcttcttcaatatttCCCCCACCAAAATGACCACCAATTAAGCTATTGTAGGTTGAAACATTAGGAGACACCATTCTCTCTAACATAATATTGAATATAGATGATGTTTCTTTCACTTTACCAGCTTTGCAGTAGGCATCAATCAGAGTATTATATGTCAGTACATTGACTACAATCCCTTTCTTCACAATGTCATCAAAGAATTCTCTAGCTTCCATCAACATTTGTTTTTTAGCAAAGCCATTAATTATTGCATTATAAGTTGCAATATTCGGCTCCAAACCTGATTTTACCATGTCTTCTTTCAACGTCATTGCCTCATCAATTTTTCCACCGACGCATAATCCATTAATCAGTGTATTAAATGTTATCACACTTGGCTTCAAAccttgttctttcaattccttAAACAGTTTAATACCTGAAACCACATTACCATCCTTGCAAAACCCATCAATGAGAATGTTATAAGTGACCACATTGGGGAGGACCCTACTCTCCATCATCTCCTTAAACAGCATATTGGCTTTATACAATTTCCCCATCCCACCCCTCTTACAGTACCCATCAATCAAGGTGTTATAAGTAACCACGTTTGGTACTACCTGCCGAACCTTCATATCCTCCACCGTGTTCCGCGCTTTGTTCAACTTACCCGCCTTGCACAACCCATTGATCACTGTGTTAAATGTAATCAGATTCAACTCAATCCTTCTCCTGATCATCTCCTTGTACACAAACTCCAAGCTCCCTATTCTACATTCCTTGACCAAACTACCTAACAATGAGTTACACGAAAGCACCGAAAACTTAAACCCATAATCACCAGCCCTCTTAAAAGACTCCAAGGCCAAATCAAGCTTCGTGTTGTTCACATAAGATGACATCAATATATCAAAAATGATGTGGTTAGCACATAAATTATCACTAAAAGTTGAAAGGGCGTGACAAAATGAAGAAATCGGTGGAGCTTTTTCATATTTCACAAATTTATGCAATAAAGCTCGAATCTTTGGATACTTTCCCTCATTTGCTAGAGAAACAAAGTGCTTGACGCAGTTTTCAAGAGAGCTGGCCTGGAAATTATACTGCAATATTCAAATGCAAACAGCATTGTTAGTATAGAAAAGAAACTAAATGCAGGAACACGCCTTCATAAACTACAAAAGAAGCACGGAACGAAAACGCTGAGAACTAAAAATCCATATACTTTCACCAGCAAGCCTTCCAATGGTCAAATTTCCTATACAGCATGAATTTACCTTTTTTTCTTGCATTTATGCTCATTCACACA includes:
- the LOC140984427 gene encoding uncharacterized protein; this encodes MLIAFGIPFHRRRPSPPLIKHLLDQISTVPQSFRRFFSFDGLNPEAERTSDGDSMGPNSSSDVEIKSDEYLIYNFQASSLENCVKHFVSLANEGKYPKIRALLHKFVKYEKAPPISSFCHALSTFSDNLCANHIIFDILMSSYVNNTKLDLALESFKRAGDYGFKFSVLSCNSLLGSLVKECRIGSLEFVYKEMIRRRIELNLITFNTVINGLCKAGKLNKARNTVEDMKVRQVVPNVVTYNTLIDGYCKRGGMGKLYKANMLFKEMMESRVLPNVVTYNILIDGFCKDGNVVSGIKLFKELKEQGLKPSVITFNTLINGLCVGGKIDEAMTLKEDMVKSGLEPNIATYNAIINGFAKKQMLMEAREFFDDIVKKGIVVNVLTYNTLIDAYCKAGKVKETSSIFNIMLERMVSPNVSTYNSLIGGHFGGGNIEEANKLLFEMEKNGLKADIVTYNIRINAMCKIGQTRNGVRLLDEMSQKGLNPTHVTYNALVAGYCRQGNRRAALTMMKRMENEGKRPNVVTYNVLITDYCRNGKLEEANRLLNEMLEKGLVPNRTTYDIIKEEMVEKGFIPDIDGHLYNDLV